Proteins encoded within one genomic window of Candidatus Zixiibacteriota bacterium:
- a CDS encoding HD domain-containing phosphohydrolase — translation MNNTPERYEPDLSGNKWASTLSNLLELARKAADNFNYERALRHLNTMEELWQSKALPHYSLELKINMHHEKGRALSRLGRYAEAIAEYEKALPLCHEKRFQPRRAEIFLEIGQLLAKSGELDRALGQLHRALGLYRRLNDPLGICKSLRNLGVIYIELGDFEDAELAYSEAIQIASEEKQNMLYADLYNNLGAIKNMKGDWTAALDCYNIARDVYEKEGEVRKNAYTLNNIGITLLERGQLDSSLKNFISSLEVAETIKDASLSLILNINLTDLYLKRREPEEAKIYCQNAVRYLETEQLRNGQLVEIWKLAGKIAVMNNEFETARENFARALSLAEELGLQFSQAEILNEQGQLFVETDRHMEALQSLEKSLRIFAQLNAAGRAEKTENLIDSIEGLYLRVFEAMAFSVDQKDPYTKGHSDRVAHLSLALAQALNLSDIDIKTIAAGALLHDIGKLDIPDEILKKTGKLLPEEFEQIKRHPDLGVQRLSGLRFPWDFMALIRHHHEQFNGGGYPGGLSGEIIPLGARIVSVADVFDALTSERPYRAAFDPARALKVMSEEMNGAFDPVILDTLVSLVRGGRLDHIINRQTRPDELIHIWGQCRFRPEQTPLDSTGAPVPTSK, via the coding sequence ATGAACAACACGCCCGAACGATACGAACCCGATTTATCCGGCAACAAGTGGGCCTCCACCCTCAGTAATCTGCTTGAATTAGCCCGAAAAGCTGCCGACAATTTCAATTACGAGCGAGCCTTAAGACATCTCAATACCATGGAAGAGCTTTGGCAGTCCAAAGCTCTTCCGCATTATTCCCTCGAATTGAAAATAAATATGCATCATGAAAAAGGGCGGGCTCTTTCCAGGCTGGGGCGATATGCCGAGGCTATCGCCGAATATGAAAAAGCCCTTCCCCTCTGTCACGAAAAAAGATTTCAACCGCGGCGCGCCGAAATCTTTCTCGAAATCGGTCAGCTGCTGGCGAAATCGGGAGAACTTGACCGCGCCCTGGGACAATTGCATCGGGCTCTCGGATTATACCGGCGTCTCAATGACCCGCTTGGAATCTGCAAGAGTCTCCGCAACCTTGGTGTCATTTATATCGAACTGGGGGACTTTGAAGATGCCGAGCTTGCCTATAGCGAAGCGATTCAGATCGCCTCCGAGGAAAAACAGAACATGCTTTATGCCGACCTCTACAACAATCTCGGCGCCATCAAAAATATGAAAGGTGACTGGACCGCCGCCCTGGACTGCTATAATATCGCTCGCGATGTCTATGAAAAAGAAGGGGAAGTGCGCAAAAACGCCTACACCCTCAACAATATCGGCATCACGCTGCTGGAACGGGGGCAGCTTGACTCCTCTTTGAAAAATTTTATCTCGTCTCTTGAAGTGGCTGAGACTATCAAGGATGCCTCGCTCAGCCTTATTCTGAATATAAACTTGACCGACCTGTATCTTAAGCGCCGCGAACCGGAGGAAGCCAAAATCTACTGTCAGAACGCCGTGCGCTACCTCGAAACCGAGCAGCTACGCAATGGTCAACTGGTCGAAATCTGGAAACTCGCCGGCAAAATCGCGGTGATGAACAATGAATTCGAGACGGCGCGGGAGAATTTCGCCCGGGCTCTTAGTCTTGCTGAAGAACTCGGTTTGCAGTTCTCTCAGGCGGAAATACTGAATGAACAGGGGCAGTTATTTGTAGAAACTGACCGGCATATGGAAGCCCTTCAATCTCTGGAAAAATCGTTGCGAATTTTCGCCCAGTTAAACGCCGCCGGTCGCGCCGAAAAGACCGAAAATCTGATTGATTCCATTGAAGGTTTGTATCTGCGGGTTTTCGAAGCGATGGCTTTCAGCGTGGACCAGAAAGACCCTTATACCAAGGGGCATTCCGACCGTGTAGCCCATCTGTCGCTGGCTCTGGCGCAGGCGTTGAATCTGTCCGATATCGATATCAAGACCATCGCCGCCGGCGCTCTCCTGCACGACATCGGAAAACTTGATATCCCTGATGAAATCCTGAAAAAAACCGGAAAACTGCTTCCAGAAGAATTCGAGCAGATAAAGAGACATCCCGATCTCGGCGTGCAACGTCTTTCCGGCCTTCGTTTCCCCTGGGATTTCATGGCGCTTATCAGACATCATCACGAGCAATTCAATGGCGGCGGCTACCCCGGCGGTCTCAGCGGCGAAATAATCCCGCTCGGCGCCAGAATTGTCTCCGTTGCCGACGTCTTTGATGCTCTCACCTCCGAACGCCCCTACCGCGCCGCCTTTGACCCCGCCCGGGCTCTCAAAGTAATGAGCGAGGAGATGAACGGGGCATTTGACCCGGTCATCCTCGATACTCTGGTGTCGCTCGTTCGGGGAGGACGTCTCGACCACATCATCAATCGGCAGACCCGCCCCGATGAACTGATTCATATCTGGGGGCAATGCCGTTTTCGCCCGGAACAGACCCCTCTCGATTCCACCGGCGCCCCCGTCCCGACATCAAAATAA